A stretch of Myceligenerans xiligouense DNA encodes these proteins:
- a CDS encoding TraR/DksA family transcriptional regulator, producing the protein MTKLSTTTRTALKQSFPNLAKDVKKFPVRDGEDPWTLREVEELAALLLEDKERLEGELRAADAELSDLLRNSGDGAGDDQADYGSSALEREQELTLVNNMRDLLEQTTHALERIEAGTYGVCEATGLPIGKARLQAFPRATLSVEAKAREERR; encoded by the coding sequence ATGACCAAGCTTTCGACGACGACGCGCACCGCGCTGAAGCAGTCGTTTCCCAACCTTGCCAAAGATGTGAAGAAGTTCCCGGTGCGTGACGGCGAGGACCCGTGGACGTTGCGAGAGGTCGAGGAGCTCGCCGCTCTCCTGCTCGAGGACAAGGAGCGCCTGGAGGGCGAGCTGCGGGCGGCTGATGCCGAGCTCAGTGACCTCCTGCGCAACTCGGGTGACGGTGCGGGCGACGACCAGGCCGACTACGGCTCCAGTGCGCTCGAGCGCGAGCAGGAGCTGACGCTCGTGAACAACATGCGCGATCTCCTGGAGCAGACCACGCACGCGCTCGAGCGGATCGAGGCGGGCACCTACGGGGTCTGCGAGGCCACGGGCCTGCCCATCGGCAAGGCGCGTCTCCAGGCGTTCCCGCGGGCCACGCTGTCGGTAGAGGCAAAGGCTCGCGAAGAACGTCGGTAA